GCCGGCCGTGGCGCTCCGCCGCGCGCCTGCAGCCGTTCGCGTGGCTCTTCGTCCGCGCCGACACCTTCCTCGCCCTCCCAGAGGGCGCGCTCCACCGCATGCCCCTCGACCGCAACCAAATCCTCTTACGTGTCCCCATTGCCACTGGCCGCATGTTCTTCCTGGTGCACCGTGACGGCAGCTGCTACCTCACGAACCCTTCTTCCGGGGAGAGCACCCCTCTGCACATCAGCAGCGACAGCCTCAAGATCGACCTCGGCTGCCGCAGCTACAACTGGATCAGGAAGGTGGTGGTCTCCGACGGCATCGTCGCCGTTCCCTACTGTGGCATGGTCACGATCTTTCCTCGCATGGCGTCGCCAGGTCAAGGTGCCAGATTGTGCTGGGTGCCCCCTGCAATGTTTCCAACAGCAAGCATCCATGTCGACACCGATATTGCACTCTTCCAAGGTGAGCTCTACGTGGTCCTCACCAATAAACATAACAAGAGTGGCTCTGAACTGCCGGAGCTCCATCGCCTGGAAATCGACGACGAGCAGAACCGCGTCAGGTCAGTCCAATGCATACGCCGCACGCCAAGAAACCACGTGGACGACCCTGCCCGGTCCTGGACGCCAAGAAACGGCATGGACCGAACCTGGCGCTCCGTCTTCTACCTTGTCCCGTGCGGCGACCGGCTGCTAATGGTGGAAAGGCGGACCCTCGTTGAGCGCTTCGTGGTCTGGGAGGGTGCCGTCCGACAGCGCGGTTCGAGGCCCATACGGACCCAGCTCGAGGCCTGGGAGGGGGTGGACCTGATCGGAGGCCATGGGCATTGGAGCAAGGTGGACACGTTGATGGGGCATGCGCTCTTCGTCAGCCGAGGCTGCTCTCAGTCGCTCCCTGCATCAGCCCAATGTGGAGCTCAACAAGATTGCATCTACTTTGCGATGACTGAGCGTCCTAGACGGAAAAGGGAGCCTCAGGATGACGTTTTCCGCTGTGTTGTGTACAACGTGAGAGACGGGACAATGGAGCCACTGGAGACGAGCGAACCGACGGTCCGTCCATGGGAACCCACCTGGTTTTTCCCTGCCCATGCTTGAGTAACATATATCTGTCCTCCTTGGTTTAACCGtcaaagaaaaaataataatatCTGATTTGAGTATGCCAGTTAATCGCTTCCCTTGTAA
The Aegilops tauschii subsp. strangulata cultivar AL8/78 chromosome 3, Aet v6.0, whole genome shotgun sequence genome window above contains:
- the LOC141042698 gene encoding uncharacterized protein; this encodes MLGAGLGSRISKAMAALLRRRRRLLRIATPAGSGAPWSELPPDLLFLVLSRLPSYADRVSLRAVCRPWRSAARLQPFAWLFVRADTFLALPEGALHRMPLDRNQILLRVPIATGRMFFLVHRDGSCYLTNPSSGESTPLHISSDSLKIDLGCRSYNWIRKVVVSDGIVAVPYCGMVTIFPRMASPGQGARLCWVPPAMFPTASIHVDTDIALFQGELYVVLTNKHNKSGSELPELHRLEIDDEQNRVRSVQCIRRTPRNHVDDPARSWTPRNGMDRTWRSVFYLVPCGDRLLMVERRTLVERFVVWEGAVRQRGSRPIRTQLEAWEGVDLIGGHGHWSKVDTLMGHALFVSRGCSQSLPASAQCGAQQDCIYFAMTERPRRKREPQDDVFRCVVYNVRDGTMEPLETSEPTFVAAARTTAAAPEATSGMKATDPFVAATQEELGVPRTDTTSAPTSKKSFRVIRMF